Within the Populus trichocarpa isolate Nisqually-1 chromosome 14, P.trichocarpa_v4.1, whole genome shotgun sequence genome, the region CTCTTCATTCAAACAAAATGACAAGATTTAGGTTGTATAAATACCCCCTTAACTACCCGGTAAAAGGTTCATAATTTCTTTATTCTTAACATATACACATAACACTATTTTCTCTCACATAACATTTATTATATACTGAAAAGGAATAAACAATCTTGTTCTTGggattttatgttcttttacatatttattgCACACTCTCTCTACAAAACTACTGATTTAAACATTTGTGAGTCCCTAAATCCATCAAAATAAGATTGTTTCGTAGGTATTAGGCTTCCTACATCAAGCTACCACTTTTCTAAGTATCTTGGATTTTGAAACactatcaccttttttttttattcaccttgtatttatttttatatctctaAAAGTTTAAAACTTATTctacaatttttaaaacaaactcaACATTCTTAGTGgagaaaatttagaaaaaagaatttgaatatGTAGCTAATGTGGtgaatattaaaacaatatgatattatatgcttttcaaaacatttccaaactaaaaaaaaaaagttatgatgTTTAAGTTGTAACTATTAATATTTATAGCATAGATGggtgatagaaaaaaaaaaaacagttctaTTATCtttaatcttattaaaaattattattttttaatttcctctcacctatttttttttaaaatctataactTTCCTATGCgataaacataaataatttaaatattatagaatttcttgaaatttcaaCCAAGGTAAATAACCTAAACCCAAGTACTCCTCAATCTAAAAGACCCTAGCCCAAGTGTGTCATCAAATCCAAATTCACTTACATTTTTTCCCGCCTTCTTAAATCACAACACACGCCCGCGCGCACTAAAATCTCACCATCAGCTCTctcaacagaaaaacaaaatccctaATCTCACACTGAAAATGTCGTCGTGGAAAATATTCTCCGACTCCGGAAACAATTTCCGATGGGAAGTCACCGGCCAAATCATCCACACGAAACCCGAACCTAAACAAAGCGGAGCCCTAATCCCCCCTTCCAGCTCCAGAACTCACCTCCCTTCCATGGCCGATCTCTTACTCCAAGGTATTTCGATATGGTTATATATACCTGTATCAGTTATATTACATGTATTTATGTGTGGACCGTGTTTCTGTGTGTGTGAAGGATGTCCGAAACTTCTAGAGAACGGAAATGCACCGATTTTCCGCACAGGATCAGGGAAATCGGTTGCGTTAAAACAGTCTTCGATTGCGAAAGCGTTATCTGTCCTCAGAGACGATGATGATGCAGGTGCCTCTTTCtccataattatttataaatccCAACAACTATGTTGCATATCTAAAATTTGGGAATTTAAAtttctcaatgatttttttccatttacgtattcttttagtttattaaatATGTCAGCGCTTGATTAATTTTTAGCCTTTTAAATTTCGTTATAAACCTCAAGACTCATGTTCAATACCTAAAATTGGCGGAATTTTTTAGTTTCGTGTTAATTATGTTGCTTGATTGGTCATTGTAATTTCAGATTTCTGGCAGGATgtctttaatttcaaatttattaatgttaagtTGGTTGTATATTGTGCTGTTGTGGAAATAGATTTctttagttttgtttgtttggcaGGTGAAGCTTGTGGGGGAGAGAATGAACTTAGTTTTTCGAAGCTTCGCAAGAAAGGGAATGAAGATAATGGAAATGCACCAATTTTCCATACAGGATCAGGGAAATCGGTTGTACTGAAACAATCTTCGATTGCAAAAGCGTTGTCTGTTCttggtgatgatgatggatATTCTGGCAATCCAGGTAACTGTTTTTCCCTCTGATTTTTTCctttgaggtgttttttttttaattattaaatatgcaATTGTGAGCCCTAAATACCTCACTGTAGACCTAAAATTTGACGATTTTTGGTCTCGGGTTATCCATGTTGTTGTATTGACTTGTAAATGTTACTCTTATGGAAGaccttttgttttatctttgttttattttggcaGGTGAAGTGCATGGTAGAAATAATGAACGTTGTTTCTCTAATTCTCTTTTCCATACTGGATCTGGGAAATCAGTTGATATATCTTCTGCCGGTTTGGTTAGAGCGAAGAGGTTGTTGGGAATGGAGGAAGAAAATTATAGTTCTAATTTTCAAGGATTTAAATGTCCAAGGAAATCTTCCACTGTCAATGAGCAATTTGGGTGGCAGGATGTAATGCATTCAGGGACGAAAGTCAGTATGAAAAATAATGGGGTTATTGGTGATGATTTGCCAGCTCCTAGGTCTTCTTTAGTTTCTAAGACTGTtattttagaaagtgaattgaCGAAGGAGGTCAATACAAACTTGTTGGAACCTGAAATACAAAAACCACCTCCAATTAAATTCCATACTGCCGGTGGAAGATCCCTATCTGTTTCCAGTGAGGCATTGAAACGTGCAAGGAGTCTTCTTGGTGACCCAGACCTAGGAACTTTCTTAAATGAGGGAGATGCAGTTGATCAGGGCCTCTCAGTTTTTGAAGGTAGTGGATTTGGTGATGCTTCATCAAacaaggaaaatgttttttactctgCTTTTACCCATCCTAGAGCCTCAAGTAAACATATCTCAAAAACTTTCATTTCACCTCTTAAATCATCTGCAAACTATGTCCAGTCATCTATTAATCCAAAAAATGTTATTTCGGGGAGTAACTTGATAAAGAAATTTGATGCTGTTCACAATGACAGCATCTCCAAAGTTAATAACAACGCGACTTATGTACAGAAGCCTGTAAGGAATGGGCTCTGTACATCTGCTACAATGGTTGCTAATTCTCTGGATAATATTACTGGCTCAAGGATGAATTCACTTCAAAGGACTAGCTCCAGGATGATACCACTTCAAAAGTCATTGTGTGCGCCGTTGCCTGATATTTCAAATACAATTGGCACAGCTTACTCAAATAACGGACAAGCTAATGGAGAGAAGAGGAAACTTGGAAGGGGAATTTCTATTTCTCCATTTAAAAAGCCCCGCAGTTCCAAATTCACCACCCCTTTGAACAGGAATGTCTCATCTGTTCCCAGTGGTAATTCACGAGGCTTTTAATTAACTTCTTTTTGAATCTGCtatcaaaatttatgtttcCCATTCAAGGTATATGTTCAAACAGGTTTATCTACTGTATCATATGAAAGTTCCAGCTGTAGAAAAAAAGTTTCCACTAGATATCCTTTCCAGGTTCCTAGAATGTATATCAAGGAATACTTTGGAGGGCATTTATCAGATAAGCGCCTGGTATATACATTTTCAACAtagttatttatgttttgtcgAGGTTGTGTTAGTTATTATCACTAAAGATTGTTCTTTGTAGTCGGAGTACTTTACAGATCAAGTAAGACAGATCAAGTCAAATAATGCAGATAAGTACATGTTTTGCGATGAATCTGGCCGAGATAGCATTGGAGCTGAAGCATTCTATGACATGTTGCTTCAGTCTGGAGCTTTGTCACAATATGCTTCTAAAGAGTAATTTTCCACTGTCTCTTTTCATATTTCATTgggagagtttttttttcccggaGTTACAATAGTCAGTTTGATAATCCATTTGAAGTTTgtaaaagattttgttttttcaaactttGGACATGGATGTTGCaagagtaaaaatataaaaagttagtAGCACCAGTTGCCATTGTAATTGACATAATGATGTGAATTTTCAAAAGGTTGTCAAGTTTTGTTAAGATTGATTTCTTGTTGCTGTCAACTTCAATTCTAGTTACAGTTTATGGTCATTCCATGAACTTTTTAATCAGTGCtcttatatacaaaaaatattttttttcaacctgtCGCTTTGCATTTTATTAACTGATTCAGCTTCATATTTATCAATCAAGGTGGGTTATAAATCATTACAAGTGGATAGTTTGGAAACTTGCATGTTATGAGAGATGCTGCCCAGAAAAATCTGCTGCAAAATTTTTGTCAGTCTCCAATGTGCTTGAGGAATTGAAGTACAggtattttaattctttcaagcTATACATTTCTCTTGAATTTAGAAGAGATTCGTGACAACCACATATTATTCATTTCCATAGATACGAGAGAGAAGTAAATCATGGCCATCGATCTGCAATTAAGAGAATTCTGGAAGGGGACGCACCACCTTCTTCAATGATGGTTCTATGCATTTCTTCCATCTACTTCGGTTGTGAACCAAAGGTAGAGGTTCCTTCAGTGGCATTAGACGGGGCTGAGCATAGTAATGCTGCAAAACTGGAACTGACCGATGGGTGGTAGGGAACTGCCAAATTTATTATCATGCACTCAACATTTGAGGTCCTTTGAAGGgtaaaaatatctttgtttCACAGGTATTCAGTGGATGCGCTTCTGGATATATCACTTTCAATGCATCTGGATGCTGGGAAACTGTTTGTGGGACAGAAACTTCGAGTACGATATTCGTTTCCATGTTTTTCACATTCTTTTCTATGATTGGGGCCCTTTTAGATTGGCTTTGCTCACTCcctatttatttttcctcttgTGAAGATATGGGGAGCAGGATTATGTGGTTGGGCTGGTCCTGTGTCATCCTTCGAGGTTCTTGCAGGCTTTAGATTTCTTAATGGAGTTGCATTGTTGAATCTTTTACGTCCTTGTAATACCAAACTTTCTCacattttggtttaaattttaGGCATTGAAGACTGTTAGTTTGTCATTGCATATAAATGGGACTTATAGAGCTCACTGGGCTGATCGAATGGGATTTTGTAAGTATCTTTTGGATTATGCAAAGTTTTTTGCTTGAGATTTACATTGATGTGGCATATTTGTAAATGTTTCTCTTTGCCTTCTTATGCATaactatttgaatatttttccaTAGGTAAGGGAATTGGTGCTCCTTTGGCTTTTAGGTGCATAAAGAGTAATGGCGGTCCTGTCCCTCGGGTGTTAGTTGGAGTCACACGGGTTTACCCTGTTCTATACAAGGATAAGTAATGTGAATTAATCATTTTTGCTGCTTAATTGAAGTGCATTTGGTTCTTTCAGTATGGTAAATTTTCTCCATTTCTCACTCTAGATTAAGTAATGGCAGCAGAACTATTGTGAGATCAGAGAGAATGGAGGCTAAACTGGTGCAATTGAATAACCAGAGGTGACTTCCATTCTACTGACAtagccattttgtttttttgatagaTCAGCCtagtatattttaatttagtttttttccctttcctaaagaaaaaacattgccACTCCATATCAGCATGATCACTTCATATTTGTAAGGATTTTCCAATCTAATAAAGTGGCCAAAATTTGTTTAGATTTCTAGCTAAATACAATATCATAAttgatgctctttttttttatgctgcaGGCGTTCAGTTATTATAGAGGGTATTGTTTCTGAGTTTCAAAGAGGGATGAAAAGTTCTAACATATATACTGATATTGATAGTGAAGAAGGagcaaaaatatttaagattctTGAGACATCAGCTGAACCAGAAGTCCTAATGGCAGAGATGAGTCCACAGCAACTAGCATCATTTGCCTCTTATCAATCAAAACTAGAGGTAGGTTCAGCTGATGTACTTGAAACATTGGTCTATATGTAGAAAGAGATATTAATCACAGGAAGTCTGACTTTAGGCGACAAGGCAACTGGACATGGAGAAAGCAATTGGGAAAGCTTTACAAGATGCTGGCTTAGGGGAGAGAGAAGTGACCCCATTTATTAGGGTCAGGGTAGTTGGGTTAACTAATTATCAAGAAAAGGGCGCCCGCGCCCCTAAAGAAGGCTTAATAACAATTTGGAACCCGACAGAGAAGCAGGTTAATCTAATTGCTCAGTTCTGCTTCCATTTCTCATGCCTTTAGTCTCTGTATACTGTACTGTTTGCATTTGAATGGATCCACCTTCGTATGCTTACATAACTAAAGATTATGTATGCTGCATCCTTTGTTTCAGCAATGTTCTGTATTCTATGCCTCcctaatattgaatttattgcaAAAAGTTTTCTTGAGATTCTTTGCAAGTATTGATTAAACTTACTAATTATAACAGAAAAGTGATCTTGTCGAGGGGCAGGCTTATGCTGTAGCAG harbors:
- the LOC7463421 gene encoding protein BREAST CANCER SUSCEPTIBILITY 2 homolog B produces the protein MSSWKIFSDSGNNFRWEVTGQIIHTKPEPKQSGALIPPSSSRTHLPSMADLLLQGCPKLLENGNAPIFRTGSGKSVALKQSSIAKALSVLRDDDDAGEACGGENELSFSKLRKKGNEDNGNAPIFHTGSGKSVVLKQSSIAKALSVLGDDDGYSGNPGEVHGRNNERCFSNSLFHTGSGKSVDISSAGLVRAKRLLGMEEENYSSNFQGFKCPRKSSTVNEQFGWQDVMHSGTKVSMKNNGVIGDDLPAPRSSLVSKTVILESELTKEVNTNLLEPEIQKPPPIKFHTAGGRSLSVSSEALKRARSLLGDPDLGTFLNEGDAVDQGLSVFEGSGFGDASSNKENVFYSAFTHPRASSKHISKTFISPLKSSANYVQSSINPKNVISGSNLIKKFDAVHNDSISKVNNNATYVQKPVRNGLCTSATMVANSLDNITGSRMNSLQRTSSRMIPLQKSLCAPLPDISNTIGTAYSNNGQANGEKRKLGRGISISPFKKPRSSKFTTPLNRNVSSVPSGLSTVSYESSSCRKKVSTRYPFQVPRMYIKEYFGGHLSDKRLSEYFTDQVRQIKSNNADKYMFCDESGRDSIGAEAFYDMLLQSGALSQYASKEWVINHYKWIVWKLACYERCCPEKSAAKFLSVSNVLEELKYRYEREVNHGHRSAIKRILEGDAPPSSMMVLCISSIYFGCEPKVEVPSVALDGAEHSNAAKLELTDGWYSVDALLDISLSMHLDAGKLFVGQKLRIWGAGLCGWAGPVSSFEALKTVSLSLHINGTYRAHWADRMGFCKGIGAPLAFRCIKSNGGPVPRVLVGVTRVYPVLYKDKLSNGSRTIVRSERMEAKLVQLNNQRRSVIIEGIVSEFQRGMKSSNIYTDIDSEEGAKIFKILETSAEPEVLMAEMSPQQLASFASYQSKLEATRQLDMEKAIGKALQDAGLGEREVTPFIRVRVVGLTNYQEKGARAPKEGLITIWNPTEKQKSDLVEGQAYAVAGLLPVSSDSNTLYLQARGSTTKWQPLSSLAMQQFQPFFSPRAPVLLSNLGEVPLCREFDIAALVLHVGDIYTAAQQKKQWVFVTDSSISRFDSEDTSKSLLAISFCSPYMDNDSFTPINYNLAGSTIGLCNLIKRAKDQTYHLSIAEATENSTYSLNFDSSNFLHLKNAAASTQSWAKTSTSIINKLKERVLFIIGD